From the Ruania alkalisoli genome, one window contains:
- a CDS encoding TadE family type IV pilus minor pilin produces MTGVRAPRDRGSVTAELAILLPAVVLMLVAVLTAAAAGVAQVRCADAARAGARAAALGETTGQVVEIAEHVAGADVEVGVSRDGEWVMVGVRTGLPLGPLGRLIEVSADASTPVEPGWAEGAP; encoded by the coding sequence ATGACCGGCGTCCGCGCACCGCGCGATCGCGGTTCGGTGACCGCCGAGCTGGCGATCCTGCTGCCAGCTGTGGTGCTGATGCTGGTGGCGGTTCTGACCGCGGCGGCAGCCGGCGTCGCTCAGGTTCGGTGCGCGGACGCTGCCCGTGCGGGTGCACGTGCCGCGGCACTGGGGGAGACCACCGGGCAGGTGGTGGAAATCGCCGAGCACGTTGCCGGGGCGGACGTCGAGGTGGGTGTCTCCCGCGACGGCGAGTGGGTCATGGTCGGGGTTCGTACGGGCCTCCCGCTGGGGCCGCTCGGCCGGCTGATCGAGGTATCTGCCGACGCGTCCACCCCCGTGGAGCCGGGATGGGCGGAGGGTGCGCCATGA
- a CDS encoding Rv3654c family TadE-like protein, with protein MIRRTRDRRDRGSATVLVLAVVATGLVAMVLLGGLVHASLARGTAQAAADLAAIAAAREATRGAPDPCRIAAEVAERNGADLASCIVGDGALVDVRVDVPAEPLPGWSRAATAEARAGPVGMG; from the coding sequence ATGATCCGCCGAACCCGCGATCGCCGTGATCGAGGCTCGGCCACCGTCCTGGTGCTCGCCGTCGTGGCAACCGGCCTCGTCGCCATGGTTCTCCTCGGCGGCCTGGTCCACGCCAGCCTCGCCCGCGGTACCGCCCAGGCGGCAGCCGATCTGGCGGCCATCGCGGCCGCACGGGAGGCCACGCGAGGTGCACCGGACCCGTGCCGGATCGCCGCCGAGGTGGCCGAACGCAACGGCGCGGACCTCGCCTCATGCATCGTCGGGGATGGCGCACTGGTGGACGTCCGGGTCGATGTCCCCGCCGAGCCGCTACCGGGATGGTCACGGGCCGCCACGGCCGAGGCCCGCGCCGGCCCGGTCGGGATGGGATGA